The DNA region CGCAATCATTTTATTTTCACTGAATCAGCTTGCTTATAATCAATTAGACAACAGATTGCTCAAAAAAAAGAGCAAGATTATCAAAAATCTCGACGACCGCGAAATTGATAGCCTTTTAAACAAGGGGGAATCGTTTACGGACTACAATATATTAAAGGAAGAATTTATTGTTTTAACGGATGTACCGGATAACCAAAAAGGCTCGGCAGCGATTTTTTTTACAGAGAAACGAGAAATTGAGGGCGACATTGAGGTTTACCGCATCTTAAACTACAAATTTTCGTACCACACGAATTGGTATAATCTCGAAATTGGCGAAACGATGACGGCATTGCAGTCGATCAAAAACTCCATCAGGTTTTACATGCTCGTCGTTCTGGTGTCTGCACTACTTATCTCTTTATTAACGGATTATGCATTTTCTAAATTTCTATTAAAGCCGTTTTACGTTATTATCGACAAAAAAATTAATCGGGTAAACGATCCATTGCATTTCAACTATACGAATATTGCAACAACTACGGACGATTTTAAGATTTTAGACGATAGCGTAAATTCGTTAATGCGCAAAATAAACACACTGTTTGCGCTCGAAAAGCAGTTTATAGCCAACGTATCGCACGAGCTACTTACGCCTATTTCGGTTTTAAGTACGCGTTTTGAAAACATG from Pedobacter endophyticus includes:
- a CDS encoding sensor histidine kinase, with protein sequence MKLQVKFSLYNAITKIATILVLGAIILFSLNQLAYNQLDNRLLKKKSKIIKNLDDREIDSLLNKGESFTDYNILKEEFIVLTDVPDNQKGSAAIFFTEKREIEGDIEVYRILNYKFSYHTNWYNLEIGETMTALQSIKNSIRFYMLVVLVSALLISLLTDYAFSKFLLKPFYVIIDKKINRVNDPLHFNYTNIATTTDDFKILDDSVNSLMRKINTLFALEKQFIANVSHELLTPISVLSTRFENMLSTTGISVEHENKIYASLKVLKGLKGIINSLLLISKVENNQYLKREEISLKQEIEDLYDDLEDRIADKAIVYHVDLREDFHFTGNKALIDTLLMNIINNAIKYNREGGSISITDKKTDQNYVLRIMDTGLGMSKDLQGNAFDRFERGNTGESGFGLGLAIVRSIANFHKIGIEINSEENKGTTISLIF